A portion of the Archocentrus centrarchus isolate MPI-CPG fArcCen1 chromosome 19, fArcCen1, whole genome shotgun sequence genome contains these proteins:
- the csnk1e gene encoding casein kinase I — protein MELRVGNKYRLGRKIGSGSFGDIYLGSNIATGEEVAIKLECVKTKHPQLHIESKFYKMMQGGVGIPSIKWCGAEGDYNVMVMELLGPSLEDLFNFCSRKFSLKTVLLLADQMISRIEYIHSKNFIHRDVKPDNFLMGLGKKGNLVYIIDFGLAKKYRDARTHQHIPYRENKNLTGTARYASINTHLGIEQSRRDDLESLGYVLMYFNLGSLPWQGLKAATKRQKYERISEKKMSTPIEVLCKGYPSEFSTYLNLCRSLRFDDKPDYSYLRQLFRNLFHRQGFSYDYVFDWNMLKFGASRTTEDGERERREGKDGEERAGGGQRGAGGRALPPGPNPSAANRVRNEADAAPSNPATRGVQQSGNRSPQAGRAERAERERKVAMRLHRGAPANVSSSDLTARLDQSRITASQVSVPFEHLAK, from the exons ATGGAGTTGAGGGTGGGGAACAAGTACCGCCTTGGGAGGAAGATAGGGAGCGGATCCTTTGGAGATATTTATCTCG GTTCAAACATTGCTACAGGAGAGGAAGTAGCCATCAAGCTGGAATGTGTGAAGACCAAACATCCACAGCTCCACATCGAGAGCAAATTCTACAAAATGATGCAGGGTGGAG TGGGAATCCCATCCATCAAGTGGTGTGGAGCGGAAGGCGACTACAACGTTATGGTAATGGAGCTGCTGGGTCCCAGTCTGGAGGACCTGTTCAACTTCTGCTCCCGCAAGTTCAGTCTGAAGACAGTCCTGCTGCTAGCAGACCAGATG ATCAGCAGGATTGAGTACATCCACTCCAAGAACTTCATCCACAGAGACGTGAAGCCTGATAACTTCCTCATGGGGCTCGGGAAGAAGGGCAACCTGGTCTACATCATTGACTTTGGCCTGGCCAAGAAGTACCGTGACGCCCGAACACACCAGCACATCCCTTACCGTGAGAATAAAAATCTAACCGGCACCGCCCGCTACGCCTCCATCAACACTCATCTGGGCATTG AGCAGTCGAGACGTGATGACCTGGAGTCTCTGGGCTACGTTCTCATGTACTTCAACCTGGGCTCTCTGCCATGGCAGGGACTCAAGGCTGCCACCAAGCGGCAGAAATATGAACGCATCAGTGAGAAGAAAATGTCCACCCCTATTGAGGTGCTGTGCAAAGGTTACCCAT CTGAGTTCTCTACTTACCTGAACCTGTGTCGCTCCCTACGGTTCGATGACAAGCCAGACTACTCTTATCTAAGGCAGCTCTTCAGGAACCTTTTCCACAGACAAGGCTTCTCCTACGACTATGTCTTTGACTGGAACATGCTAAAGTTT GGGGCCAGCAGGACAACAGAagatggagagagggagaggagggagggaaaagATGGAGAGGAAAGAGCAGGAGGAGGCCAAAGAGGAGCGGGAGGTCGAGCTTTGCCGCCGGGTCCAAACCCTTCTGCAGCCAACAGAGTGAGGAACGAGGCAGATGCGGCTCCTTCTAACCCAGCGACACGTGGGGTCCAGCAGTCAG GTAATCGCTCTCCTCAGGCTGGGAGAGCAGAGCGCGCCGAGCGAGAGAGGAAGGTGGCCATGAGGCTTCATCGCGGGGCCCCGGCGAACGTCTCCTCCTCCGATCTCACTGCACGCCTCGACCAATCACGCATCACTGCATCACAG GTCAGTGTGCCATTTGAACATCTGGCAAAGTGA